Part of the Candidatus Thermoplasmatota archaeon genome is shown below.
CCTCAAGAGCTACCAGCGCGGCGTTTTCGTGTCGGGCGCGCCCGGGTCGGGCAAGTCGACGTTCGTGACCGCGGTCGCGGAGCACCTGAAGGACCAGGGGACCATCGTGAAGACGATGGAGTCGCCGCGGGACCTGCAGGTGGGCGACGAGATCACGCAGTACGCGCCGCTCGACCGCTCGATGGAGCTCACGAGCGACGTGCTCCTCCTCGTGCGACCGGATTTCGTCGTGTACGACGAGGTCCGCAAGACCGAGGACTTCCGCATCTTCGGCGACATGCGCCTCGCGGGCGTCGGCCTCATCGGCGTCACGCACGCGAACCGCGCGATCGACGCCGTGCAGCGCCTCATCGGCCGCGTGGAGCTCGGCATGATCCCGCAGGTCGTCGACACCGTCGTCCACATCGAGGGCGGCGCGATCCGCCAGGTCCTCGAGCTGACGTTCACGGTCAAGGTCCCCGCCGGCATGACGGAGGCCGACCTCGCGCGCCCGGTCATCGTCGTGCGCGACTTCGTATCGAAGCGGGCCGAGTACGAGATCTACACGTACGGCGAGCAGGTCGTCGTGATGCCCGTCGGCGCCGCCGAGGGCTCGCGCGAGGCGCAGTCCCCGCGCGACAAGCTCGCGAACGCGCAGCTGCGCCACGTGTTCCGCGGCTACGTGGAGGGCGACTACGTCGCCGAGATGACGGGCGACGCGTCCTGCGTGCTCTACGCGGAGGAGCGCGAGATCCCTCGCCTCATCGGCAAGGGCGGCCGCACGATCCAGGAGACGCAGGCCGCGATCGGGATCAAGATCGACGTCAAGCCCCTGCGCGAGCGGCCCGGCCGCGCGCCGCGGGAGCGCAAGCTCCAGCGCGTGTGGAACGTGCCGCGCGCGAAGGGACGCCAGGACGAGGGCGCGTGGGAGGACGACGACGAGGACGAGGCCGCCGAAGCCGACCTCCCCGCTGCGCCCGCGGAGCCCGCCGCGCCGCGCGAGCGACGGTACGCCGAGGTCACCCCGCACCTGCGCAAGACGAAGAAGAACATCGTCCTCGTGACCGACAAGGGTCTCGCGGGCCAGGAGGTCCGCGTCGCGGTCGACGGCGAGGTCCTCTTCACGGCCACCGTGGGCGGCAAGGGCGACATCCGCGTCTCGCGCCGCACCGACGCCGGCCAGGCCATCTTGGACGCCTACGCCCAGGGGCGGTCGGTCCGCGTGCGGGTGTGACGGGCGGGCGCTAGCCTCATCCGCCACCGAGCGGAATACCCCGGGAGGCGCTCCCGGCGCGAGCGCGAACGCCATGCCGCACCGCCTGCCGATCCTCCTCGTCCTCGCCGCCCTCCTCGCGCCCACCGCGAGCGCGGGCCTCCTCGCCCCGACGGAGGTCGCGCCGTCGCCTGGCCGCGCGGGCGATCTCCTCGAATACGCCACGTCGGTCGACGGCCAACCCGGTCTCGCGTTCCGCGTGCTCGTCGAAGGACCCGCCGAGGCGCGCGACCGCTACGGGTTGGAGCGCGCGACGGAGG
Proteins encoded:
- a CDS encoding PINc/VapC family ATPase; this translates as MAPKKSTRAAPERRARAIVPDTSVLVDGRITLRIQRGELKDARLLIPMAVVAELEYQANAGRESGFNGLDEIVKIQELRDTANLDVAFVGERPTPEDIELAKSGEIDAMIREIAEDEGAKLLTSDRVLAHVARAMAIDVEYVRPITEPDEQEKDLSSLDIMKYFDASTMSVHLKYGVKPLAKKGKPGAMKLQEIGREPMELKTLTRMRREIIEAARRDANSFIEIERTGATVVQLGNMRIAIAQPPFSDGLEITAVRPVVRKTLEEYGLERELLDRLKSYQRGVFVSGAPGSGKSTFVTAVAEHLKDQGTIVKTMESPRDLQVGDEITQYAPLDRSMELTSDVLLLVRPDFVVYDEVRKTEDFRIFGDMRLAGVGLIGVTHANRAIDAVQRLIGRVELGMIPQVVDTVVHIEGGAIRQVLELTFTVKVPAGMTEADLARPVIVVRDFVSKRAEYEIYTYGEQVVVMPVGAAEGSREAQSPRDKLANAQLRHVFRGYVEGDYVAEMTGDASCVLYAEEREIPRLIGKGGRTIQETQAAIGIKIDVKPLRERPGRAPRERKLQRVWNVPRAKGRQDEGAWEDDDEDEAAEADLPAAPAEPAAPRERRYAEVTPHLRKTKKNIVLVTDKGLAGQEVRVAVDGEVLFTATVGGKGDIRVSRRTDAGQAILDAYAQGRSVRVRV